A portion of the Oryzias melastigma strain HK-1 linkage group LG1, ASM292280v2, whole genome shotgun sequence genome contains these proteins:
- the LOC112157444 gene encoding proline-, glutamic acid- and leucine-rich protein 1, translated as MDPEKTLTFCLGLQAEEMTMSLQGLVAPEDATVPVKEMETSTTKKVVKHHGNVDGQPAVSPKYCPGVNNKPGYLCETGHCCGETGCCTYYYEVWWFWLLWTVLILFSCFCAYRHRRAKLRIQQQQRQREINLIAYNGASNYPSSMLDLSFLTSLKLPTYEEVAEQPSTPPPPYSSVFALQGDVTGGPSFSYPHPHPHHHHHHPCNPCPPYLGPGPSGLTSSQSSDNYTSCSCESCSVTSPSSTSFSVPVTDETYDSSHFSTPSEGGGNFAVTARASRPSTPSPPPQSQAPPDVIPTAAPDVIPVRRRSSNGCEESSLSAPLSLPLHSHPTRPTRFPLSPLVLISSAPPGQVHPLFLQDPPSFPKPGDETSPYDLPFSLTPSPLTHPLHLTKVAVSMHGKNKDVHNLEKENEDEEEDEEDEEDHFQHRRLTGDSGIEVCRCHVKREGQNLQDERLEDGKDILKERERADRNRDGMNTSQQSPQEGQEPSPSCIPHSQGEVALSAQTS; from the exons ATGGATCCAGAGAAGACCCTGACTTTCTGCCTCGGGCTGCAGGCAGAGGAG ATGACGATGTCCTTGCAGGGGCTGGTTGCACCTGAAGATGCTACG GTGCCTGTAAAGGAAATGGAAACGAGTACAACAAAGaag GTGGTGAAGCATCATGGGAATGTGGACGGCCAGCCTGCAGTCAGTCCTAAATACTGTCCCGGGGTAAACAACAAGCCTGGTTACCTGTGTGAAACAGGACACTGCTGTGGAGAGACGGGCTGCTGTACCTACTATTATGAAGTCTGGT GGTTCTGGCTGTTGTGGACAGTACTGATCCTCTTCAGTTGTTTCTGTGCTTACCGCCACCGCCGGGCCAAACTGAGaatacagcagcagcagagacagagAGAAATCAATCTGATTGCATATAACGGAGCATCCAACTACCCGTCCTCAATGCTGGACCTCA GTTTTCTGACCTCCCTCAAGCTGCCCACCTATGAGGAGGTGGCGGAGCAGCCCAGCACCCCTCCTCCGCCTTATAGCTCCGTCTTCGCTCTCCAGGGTGATGTCACGGGGGGTCCCAGCTTTTCCTACCCTCACCCTCAtcctcaccaccaccaccaccacccctgcAACCCCTGCCCCCCCTACCTGGGCCCTGGCCCGAGCGGCCTGACCTCCTCGCAGAGCTCTGACAACTACACCAGCTGCTCCTGTGAGTCGTGCTCCGTCACCTCCCCCTCCAGCACGTCCTTTTCGGTCCCGGTGACGGATGAGACGTATGACAGCAGCCACTTCTCAACGCCCAGCGAAGGAGGGGGTAACTTTGCTGTCACGGCAAGGGCCTCTCGCCCGTCCACGCCCTCGCCTCCTCCTCAGTCGCAGGCTCCTCCTGATGTTATCCCCACAGCCGCTCCCGACGTCATCCCAGTGCGGAGACGTTCCTCTAACGGCTGTGAGGAATCGTCTCTCAGCGCACCTCTGTCACTCCCCTTGCACTCGCATCCAACCCGTCCGACCCGTTTCCCACTCTCTCCTCTTGTCTTGATATCGTCTGCTCCTCCCGGCCAGGTCCATCCGCTCTTCCTCCAAGATCCACCGTCGTTTCCCAAACCTGGAGACGAGACCTCCCCGTACGATCTGCCCTTTAGCCTCACCCCCTCTCCACTCACACACCCCCTCCACCTGACAAAGGTGGCTGTCTCTATGCACGGCAAAAACAAGGATGTTCACAACCTGGAAAAGGAAAacgaggacgaggaggaggacgaggaggacgaggaggatcATTTCCAACACAGACGCCTCACTGGAGACTCGGGCATCGAGGTGTGTCGCTGTCACGTGAAGAGGGAGGGGCAGAACCTGCAGGATGAGCGCTTGGAGGACggcaaagacattttaaaagagaGGGAAAGAGCAGACAGGAATAGGGACGGGATGAACACTTCCCAACAGTCGCCTCAGGAGGGCCAGGAACCTTCACCCTCCTGCATCCCCCACAGTCAAGGCGAGGTCGCCCTCTCCGCCCAGACCTCATAA